TTAGGAACATCTTTTTTTTGTGGCGTTTTAACTGTGGGAAAATACTTCAGAATAGAAGTGAGCAACGGTTTTAAATCTGAGTCTTTCTGTTTACTCAGGTTTTGCCTCTCAAGCACGAGTGCTTCATGCCGGAAAGTATCATACAAAAGCGGATCGAGTTGGTATTGTTGTGCGCGATCAGCCAGTTTCAGTAGTGCCTCTGGTTGTTTGACCAAAAGTTGACGGTACTCGGTATTGATTCCCATTTTATACGCAGAGAGTGCTTTTTGCGTCAGTTCCTTATCATCATAAAAAGTCGCTCGCTGCTTAGCCCAGTCAGCCAGGGCATACCATTCTCGTGGCTTTGAGCGGTCAATTTTTGTTTCCTCTATGACAAAATGCTCTATGTCAGAAGGTAATTTTTTCAGCGACTTGACGTTAAATAACAAACGTCCATTTTCTCGCGCCAATTCTCCCGTGACTTCTACATTTTTAAAGCTCGAATCAAGCTTGGGAATGTTACCGACAAAATGAAACGGAATGGGACAGTTTCGGAAGCGAAGCGATTTTGAACTGAATGTAGAAAGACGCCCTTCTAAAGTTTGGGGGACGCCAATCAACCGTTTCCATTGTTCGCGCTCGCTGACAAAGTGTTGGATACTCCGATCAGCGGCAGAAACCACATTCTGACAGAGAACCAATGCCATCAATGAGAACAACCATTTGCAGTGGCGATTCTGTTTATTCATTTCACCATTCCCAGATATTGGGTTTGTTGATTGAGAATTCCTTCAATCTGATCCCGGTTATGGAACTCATCAAACTCAATTCCAAGCTGTTCATACAAGTTTAGATGTGACCATAGAAAAGCAGTTTCACCATTGAGCAGAATAATTCCAGTACCAGGCTGCTCGGCAGCCTGATGGAAACTATCGATTTGAGCAGCAAAGATGAGGGGCTGCCCAGGATGCTGTTTGAGATACTCGCTGAAACTCGGTGCAGTCAGTTCAAGATAAAGTTGATATTCGTCGAGAATGATTGGTAAATTGAGACGAAAGCGAGGAGGTTCTGCTTCACTTTCGACCGCAACGGGAGTCAAGGTCGTTTCAAAGATCATCCATGTATCTGCATAACGGACATCGAAGAGAGCGGCCCAGCTATCGACATCACTTTGTTTGATCTGGGAAGCAGCTTCCTCGGCAATTTCAAACACAGGTGAAACAGCTTGAGAAGTAATCGATTGCAGTTCGCGGGATGTTTGACGAATTTCGTTGGCGCGGTGATCAGTGCGTCCTAAAATTTCGAGTGCTTCGAACGCTTCCAGGTAAGCCGAATTAGCGGCAATCAAATCACCCTGTTTTAAAAACGTTTCGCCAGCCTCTGTTGCAGTTTTCAATGTATCAGTTGCACGCTCTAAATTTCGGCTATGAATGATTCCGTACCCAGTGAGGCCAATGATCAATACGATGCCTGACAGAACAGCTCTAAAGGGGGTAATCAGTCTGGAGCTTGGAGCAGGTAGCTCAAACGGCGAAAGTTTCGGACTGGCAGCGACTTCAGGTCGTACCTCCTGTTGTTTTCGGGACACTTGCTTCTGCTTTCTTTTTTCTCTCAGTTGCGTCACAAAAGAAGTGTTCAGAAAGTATTCCGAGATCTGTTTTTGTGTAGGTAGTTGCTTCTTCTTTTTTTTGGCTTTTGGCGCGGGATAACTGTTCCGTGGGAGAATGAAATAGATCTCATCGCATTGTTGGCAGGCGTGACGATAAGGAGTTTTTCGCCGATAACCTGAAAGCCCCACGCCGCAGACGCACACAATTTCGTACGGCTCGGGAACGTCCTCTGTTTGACGTTTTTGTTTCGACGGAATTTTCAGCCAGCGAGCCATAAAGTCAGTACCGTTTTCGAGCAAAGTCAGCTTGAGATTGAGAGTAAATCGACCAGATGATTGAACAAAAAGTGACCTTTTACATTATAGGCATCCCGGCCGCTGATGTCATTGAGCTCTCCTTTCTGGAGGGTTTCCATGAGCATTTTTGTCTGAATTTGACTCAAAACGAGTAAAAACAACAGACTTTTAATCATTACAATCATTATTTCCCCGATCAATAACCAAAACTTTTTTTTTAAGATAAAACCCTCCACACCTGCAAGACCAATAGTTTGACCAGTGGTACTTTCAAAGCTATATGCAGGTAGGAAATAGCATGTTGATTTCCGTAATCATCAAGTTTGAGAACACATCGTTTTGAACCACAACAGACATTTTACTACTGAATTAAAATTCATCATCGCGATTTTGGGAGTATCAGGATGTTAACCACATCATCCCTTCATTCAGAGACGGCACAGAAATCCGGGGAATTTCAACTCCAGGTTTCTCTCCTGCCTTTGACACACACAATCACGCCTGTCGAATTAACGACAGGAGAGTATCAAGTCGGGTCTTCTCCCAATTGTCCAATTCGGATTGAAGTTCCGGGAATCGCAGAATTACATTGTATCATTATTGTTGGTGAACAAGAGGCTTCAGTTAAAGCGGTCGACCCTCGCGTCTGGGTGAATGATCGGCCTGTCAGACAAATTTCGTTAATACCAGGAATGAAATTTTTCGTAGGCCCCATAGGTATCATGGTAGAGTCTGTCACACAAGTTGCAGTTGAATCAAATGATGACCCCAACCAACTCAAAGATACTCTGGCAACAGATCAACAAATTGAGAACCCTGGCGAGTCGCAGGAAGTGGTAAAGTACCTGAAAATGCTTGAGGAACGTCAGCAGATGCTGACAAAAATCGAAGCGGAGCAAGTCGAGCTACAAAAGGAGATGCAACAACAGGAAGCTGAACTCGCTAAATTGCACCAACGTTTTCAACTTGACCCAACAGCACAAAGTACGACCGCAGTTGAACAAAACCAAGTTCTAGAGTCACAAAGCCAACAACGAACCTTCGATGAAGCGATTCTCGAATTGGATCATAAGCTGAATCAGTTAGATTTACTTCAACAGGAAGTTTCAAATGAACAAGAACAAATACTCGCTCAACAGAATGAGGTAAGAACGCAGAAACAAAAGTTGGCTCAATTCGAGACGTCTCTCAAACAAGAACAGAATCTACTGACAGAGCAGCAACGAAATTTGATACATGGCTGGCTCGACCTGGAAGAACATCAGGCAATTCAACAGACAGATCGAGAGACCGAACGTGCATTTCTGGAAGCACTCAAGTCAGAACATGAAACGCGTCAAACCGCCGACTCTTTGTTAGAACAATCATTAGTAGACTATGAACGTGATTTGAGCGAAGAACGCAGTCACCTGGAATCCTGGTCAGAAGATTTGGAAAAACAACAGAATTCACTGCGGGATCAGCAGGCTACTCTAGCAGAACGAGAGCAAACACTTCAATCAAACTTAGAATCTAAAGCAGACCAGGAAGACTTAAAACAAGAGTTGCAACAACAAAGAGAACAGCTGCAACAAGAACATGAGCAGCTAGAAACCACACGTCAGCAGTTGGAAGAACAACAGTCGCAATTACAAGATCAAACTGATGAACTAAATCGACAGCAACGAGAAGCCGAAGCCCTAAAAGCAGATTTCGATCAAAAAAACTCCACTTTGATCGGCCTGGAAAATGAACTCTCTCAACGGCAAGATAAGCTGGAAAAACAGCAGACCATTCTCGATGAACAGCAAGAAAATCTTGAAATAAAACAATCTAATCTGAAAGCAGAGCACCAGACACTCGAAACAAAACGTGAAGAGTATGTGGCCCAAATTGCTCAACTCGAAGAACAAAAAAGTGCTTTCGAAACAGAGAAGTCAGAGTGGAACCTTTCACGCACCACTTTCGAACAAGATCAAATTGAATTAGATCGGCAGAAACAGGAGATCGAAGAACGGCAGAAATCGCTTTTAGAACGCGAAGAGCAACTGACAACCAAAGAACAGGAGTTGAACGAACGAGAAACTGCCACTCAAGCCGAACCGTCTACTTTAAATGACGAACAAAACGAGCTTGACCGCGCTCATGCATTATTAGAGGCTGATCGTGAAAAACTCGAAGAACGCGAACAAGCACTTACTGCACGTGAACAAGAACTGGAAACATCGCTCGAAGAATTCAAAGAACAACAGGCACAGTCTCAGACAGATCAGACATCCAATGCGGCTGCACAGGAAGAACTTGACCGTGCTCATGCATTGTTAGAGGCTGATCACGAAAAACTTGAAGAACGCGAGCATGCTCTTACTGCACGCGAACAAGAACTGGAAACACTACTCGAAGAATTGGAAGAACAACAGGTAAAGTCTCAAACGGATCAGACATCCAATGCAGCTGCACAAGAAGAACTTGACCGTGCTCTTGAATCGTTAGAAGCAGATCGCGAAAAACTTGAAGAACGCGAGCAAGCATTTACTGCATGCGAACAAGAATTGGAATCGTTACGCGAAGAATTCAAAGAACAACAGGCACAGTCTCAAACAGATCAGACATCCAATGCGGCTGCACAGGAAGAACTTGACCGTGCTCATGCATTGTTAGAGGCTGATCGCGAAAAACTTGAAGAACGCGAGCAAGCACTTACTGCACGCGAAGAACAATTGGCAGCCAGAGAGAGCGAGACAGATGAGTTAAACACTGATCACGATTCGGTAAACAGTGATCAAGCAGGTTTATCTGGAGAACGGGAAGCACTGGAGCGGCTCAAAGCGGAGTTGGAGCAACAGGAAACAGACCTGAAAAACCGCGAAGAAACTCTAACGATCCGCGAGCGAGAATTAACTGAGGCAACACCAGCGGGTGCAGATCAGCAAGAGAAGATTGATGAATTGACTAGAGAACAAGAGAAGTTGTCTCTGGATCATGATCAACTGCTGATTGATCGGGAAGAGATCAATCGACAAAGAGAGCATCTGGAATCACAGCGATTACAAATCCAAAAAAGTCAGGGAGAATTGGAAGATCGTGAGCGAATTGTTCAGATCCGCGAACAACAATTGGATGAGCGGGAACAATTTATTGCTGAAATCGGGTTAAAACCGGTTGATTGTGATGCGGATGTCACTGGTGGCTCAGAAGTTGAAGATACTCCCATATTCAATCATGAAGAAGTAGACTCTTCTGATGAACCTTCAAAACAGATTCTACAAGAGCCAGGTTCTCTGCTACAGTCGTTCATGAATGATTCAACAAGTGAAACAGCAGAGCCAGATTCTGAAAATCTATCGTCAGAAGAAGTACAGCCAAAGACAGGGAGCTTACTCAATTTATTCACAAAAAAGGAAGAAGCTGAAACAACAGATTCAGAACAGATCACAGAGCAGAACTCTGCTGCCGAAGAAAAACCAGAAGAGTCAGCAGATCAGGAAGATTCTTATGTCCTCGATGATGCAGAAGATCCCAATTCTGTTTCTGCCTATATGGAAAGATTGCTTGCCCGCTCACGCGGGAATAGTTCTGGCGCTTTAGACTCTTCAAACATAGAAACTCAAAATATCACTTCCCCAAAAGAAAAAGAGAATCAGGAACCAGAGTCTGAGGTAGATAATCAAGTAACTCTTTCTACGAGTAGTTTTCTGGAATCGCAACTGACATCAGAGCAACTCTCAATGGAAGAAAAACTGGAAGCATTGAAGGAGGCTCCCGCACATTTACAAGATAAGGATGCAGTGCGAGACGCTATGAACTCATTCCGTGATGTTGCCAACTATTCGGCAAGGATGGCAATTGCGCGACACTCCATGAAAAACCAACGAACTGATCTGATCTTTAAAGGCGCTTTAGCTTTAGTCTGTGTCGTGACGACACTTGTTATTTTCGCCGAATCTATCTGGGGGCAAAATGGTCTAGGCGTGACAAAATGGGCGGCATTAGTAATTAGCATCGCAGCAACGACATTGTTTGTTCGTGCTTATAGTTCAGTTAAAAAGTTATTTCCCGATCAGGGACAATCAGAATCAGATTTACCTGAGCCTAATGAACAAAAACGTTCTGAAGAGCAATTAGGCCAAAAAGTAGATTCACTCAATGAATCTTTGGAAGACACAGACGAAATCTATGGACAACCAGAACAGTTGCTTTCAGATGAAGAAGAACTACAATCTCTTGAAGAACAACTACTGAAAACGGCCCGCGCAAAGGCAAAACATTCTGCACCGTCGTCTGAAGAAGACAATGATAGCCGAGTTCAAGATTTTGAAATGGATCAAGAGAAATAACCAGTCATTCAAAAAAAATATGGAACGGGAGGCGTATTAGGAAGATGATTCTTTTCTGGTGCGTCTCTTTTTTATTAACTGTTTATTGCGTGATTGTGCTTACGAATTACCTGCTGCCTCCCCCGTCAGACCTGGGAGTGAAAAATCAGCGATTGAGCCCCTGTCCTGATTCACCGAACTGTGTATGCTCACAATGTGAGTCTCCAATACATTTTATTGAACCTATTAAATTTTCAGGTTCAGGTGAGAAGGCCTTAAAGCGATTAGCAGAGATTCTCAGTCAGCAACAAGGATGTCGGATTATCAACCACGAAGGAGACTATCTCTATGCCGAGTTTTGCTCGTTCTTTTTTCGTTTTGTGGATGATGTTGAATTCTGGGTTGATTCCAGTGAGAATGTGATTCAAGTTCGATCGGCTTCTCGTGTCGGTTATTCTGACATGGGAACCAATCGCAAACGAATCGATAAGCTGCGTCAGTTATTCGCTAACAGAGACCAGTAATTTCCGGCTACTTTCTTCTTTCAACAATTCCCCTGACCATGAATCAGCACATGCAAGAGAAACTTGAATACCTTCCCACAGCATCAATCGAAACGCTGAAATTCCGCAGCAAACTCTTACACGCAGTCCGCATGTTCTTTGAAGCTTCTGGTTACTGGGAAGTGGAAACCCCCATTCTTTCCCGTGATTCGGTAGTCGACGCTTTTATCGACCCCTTCACCACCTTATGGCATTCTGCCGAGGGACTCGAAAAACCTGAAGCAAATACAGAACAGGCAACACGTTTTTTGCAGACCTCACCTGAATTCGCCATGAAACGGCTACTGGCGGCAGGCGCGGACCAGATTTATCAGATCACTCACGCTTTTCGACAGGCGGAGCAAGGCCCGCTACACAATCCCGAGTTTACGATGTTGGAATGGTATCGACTGGGGGAATCTCATCATGAGCAAATGACGTTTGTGGAGTCGCTGGTGCGACATGTCTACCAGGTAGCGGAGTCATTTTTTGATCAGAATACGAGAGATTCACTGCCTGCTGAGCAATTTGAACGTTTTAGCTTTGAGGATGTATTTCGAAAATATGCTGGTCTCTCCGCATTAAATTCGAGTGTAGAGGAATTTCAACAGGCAGCCTTACAACATCAAATTTCGGTCCCGTCCGGATTTGATGAGACAGATCGTTTGAGTTGGCAGAACTTATTGCTGGTGGAATTGATAGAACCTGCCCTCTGCCAGTTAGGAGCTGTGTTCGTCTACGACTACCCACAACAGCAAGCGGCCCTGGCTCGTATTCGTGATGATAGAAAGAAGAGTGGTCACCATGTCGCAGAACGATTTGAACTTTACTTACAGGGTATCGAGATCTGCAACGGATATCATGAATTGACTGACGCGCATGAGCTACAAACGCGCATCGCACAACAAGCGGAACTGAGGTTAAAAGAAAAGCGACCTGCATTACCAGCGGAAAGCTATCTTCTGCAGGCAATGGAAGCCGGTTTACCCGCTTGTGCGGGCACCGCGCTGGGCATTGATCGATTAATCATGCTCGCACTGGGAAAACAGACACTACAGGAAGTCATGGCGTTCAGTTTTGAACGCGCTTGAAAGCTGTAACTGCTAAAACAAAAATGCGAAGTCGTGATAAGACAGGAGAACTGAGACTCATCAAGGCTTACCATTCGCCGGTCATGCGTTCTCCGTCATTTCGGATACATAACTGGCGGAAGAGATTAAAGTCGATATTTTTTGCCATTGCCTTTGCAGAACCATCGGCGACTGCAAAGTGAATGACGTCACCATGCCAGGAACCGAACGTAAGATGATAAGGAGCTCCCCCTTGTTGTGAAACGGTCGTATCATGATACGGTGTACCATCGAAATTATTGCCATCATGAAATGACGAACTACCGTCAGCAGCTCTCACACAACCTGCAACAGCACTATGGCTATCTGCCCAGAAACCAAAGGAAGACTCACCAAATAAGAGTGTATTTGATTCTCCATCTGGGACATCACGAAATTTAGTTCCACTGTTGGCCCGAAAAATACCGCCTTGGAAAACACCGCTATAAGGGCTTAAATTTGAATAGCCTGTTAAGGCTCCCCCTACTCCACGATAGCTGGAGAGTCCTAAACCACGTGGGCGGTCTGAAGGATAAGATGCGCTAGGGCAGATGTAACTTTCGATCGCCACCAGGCTGGCAGCTTTACTGTCAGGGGAAAATTTGGGGAGATCATAGTCGATATTCACGTTGGCCTGATTCATTTCACCCAATAGCAGCGCCTGCCAACCCCACCAGGGAGAAAGTTCCCACTCGACTAAGCGATATTGAGAAACCCGGTTGTTAGTACTATCGACTCCATCATATGGAATGAGAATGTCTTCACTGAAAGCAACATTGGCATTCGCAGGGCCATCCAGTTGTTGACCAGAGGTCGGATCCACGGGCATCGCTTCAATCCAACCAGAGGGAAAACTACGAAACGAACTCTCGTAATTATGTGCTGCCAGACTGATTTGCTTCAGGTTGTTAATACACTGAGTGCGTCGTGCACTTTCGCGAGCCCTTTGAATCGCTGGCAAAAGTAGAGCAGCGAGAATGGCAATAATTGCCATCACGACCAAGAGTTCAATGAGAGTAAATCCACGGCGAGTAGATTGCTTTGAACTTGGTACATATTTGCGCATCGATAACTCCCTTGAAGTGATCATCATTTCCCCAAACTAATACTTTTAATGATGAGTTGATATCTGTAACGTGATGGTTTAGCAGACTACTACTGCGTAATATATATTTTCTACCGTAATCGTAATGAAGTCAATTCTATAGTTCCTGTGAACCTGACAGATTAATCTAGAACTAATGAACAGGCAATTATAGTGGGTTTAGAATTTCAAAGCAAACAGCAATTCGGAATTACTGAATGTTTTTTTAATGAGAGACAATATCACCGTACGCTCCAGATAATCTTATTTCTTACGCTTTAAAACGGTAATTTGCGGGATATTTTTAGATCTGATCGAATGAAATTCGCTTCAATTTGATTTTATTTTACAGAAGCGACTTTTTCTGTCCCGACAATATAAGGCATGAGCTTTGCCATGTTTCTGGCATCATCAATTCCACGATGATGCGTTCCCTCTAATGTGATACTCGCCAGCTCTAAAGCTCCTGCCATGCCATGTTTTTTTGTCAAACCTTGAGACTTTGAGAACTGTTTTTTGAGATTCAGATGGCCCGAGCGAAAGGGATAAGCGATTTGATGGAAGCGGCAATCTTGCTCAAACTGGCTTTTATCATAATCGCCCCAGGAACAGAAGAGATACTGATCAAAGGGCATCAGCCATTGTTGCAACAGGGAAAGTGCTTCAGAAAAACAGGGGGAGTCAGTGAGATCAGATTGCCTGATCGACGTTAGCTCCGTACAAAACGGCGTTAATTGAGGATGCCTGACAGGTTGAATAAACGTTTGAAATTCATCAACGATGTTAAGTGATTCTTGAGCGATGATCACCGCCCCAATTTCAATAATTTCCATCTCATGACGGGGAACTGTTTTCTGATTACAGCATGTCGCTTCCAAATCGATAATCAAAAAATGTGGGTACCTGCAAAACTCTTCCTCGACCTGACTCATGTTTGACTCTTTCTGTTTAAGAAGACCTGCATCGCTTCTGAGATGATTTCATACTCGTTATTAGTTAATTCCCGTAACGACAACGTAAAACGGGACCTGGTTCACCTCGTCCACTCCCGCGTGAACCATAGATCACATTTCTTAGAAATCCTGCTTGATCCGTACCTGCCATCTTGTAAGATAAAAGCGAACATAAATAGACATACATTCAACTGGGCGACACGATTACAGATCAGCATGTCTGTACGTTGAGTTGGACAGGTTCATTTCAATAAATGTAATCAAAGCCTTATTCCTGTAGAAAAGGGAATCGCGCTCATGGCCCGAAAAAAAACAAAGCCCGTCACTCTCTCAGAGCGAACACTGGATGCCCGGCCTGACACACTTGACTTTCGCGACCAGATGTTCGTCCCCACACTGACGGAAGTTCCCACTTATCGCCCGTTGGAGGACTATCAGCAACGGAATGTCCCCGTGCTTGATCAAGGTGTCGAAGGTGCTTGCACCGGTTTTGGCCTGGCCACGGTCGTCAACTACCTGCTTCTGTCACGCAGGGTCGTTCCCGATGCCATTCCCGTCAGCTCCCGCATGTTGTATGAAATGGCGAAACGCTATGATGAATGGCCCGGCGAAGGATATTCCGGTTCCAGCGCACGCGGAGCTATGAAAGGCTGGCACAAACATGGTGTCTGTACGGAAGAACTCTGGCCTTACAAAGCAGGACGCGCGGATGAAAACCTGACGCCCGAGCGCGCGGATGATTCCAAACACCGTCCGCTTGGCGCGTATTTTCGCGTGAATCATCGTGACCTTGTCGCCATGCACTGTGCGATTCAGGAAGCCGAAGTTCTGTATGCCACTGCCATCGTACATGAAGGCTGGAACAGGATCGGCGCTGATGGAACCATCCCCCATAAAACCAAAACACTGGGAGGACATGCGTTTGCCATCGTCGCCTACGATAGCGAGGGATTCTGGATTCAGAACTCCTGGTCAGCAAACTGGGGTCGGGGCGGCTTCGCCAAAATCACCTATGCCGACTGGCTGGAGAATGGCACCGACGTCTGGGTTGCGCGGCTTGGTGTGCCCATTGAACTGCAGACCGCCGGCGCCATTGCCCGCGCCAATGCGGAAGTCGGCACTTCGAGCGTGGGTTATACATTCCACGACATCAGGCCGCATATTATCAGCATCGGCAACGACGGCCGACTCCGCGATACTGGTACGTATGGAACTTCTGAAGCCGCCGTAAAGGATATCTTCGAGCAGGATATCCCCCGCGTAACCTCCGGCTGGAAAAAGAAACGCATCCTGCTTTACGCACACGGCGGTTTGACCGATGAAAAATCGGCGATTCAGCGCGTCGCCGACTATCGGCAGGTACTACTTGATGCGGAAATTTATCCGCTGGCCTTCATCTGGAAAACCGATTACTGGACCACGCTGGTCAACATTCTGAAAGATGCCTTGAAACAGCGTCGCACGGAAGGTCTGCTGGATATAACGAAAGATTTCATGCTGAACCGTCTGGATGACGCGCTGGAACCTTTGGCGCGGCTCCTCACCGGCAAAGCACAGTGGGATGAAATGAAAGAAAATGCGCTGGCAGCTTCCACCAGCGCGCAAGGGGGTGTGCGAAAAATGTCGCGTCATCTACAAAAACTGATCAAAGACGACAGTTCCATTGAACTGCACATCGCCGGCCATAGTGCCGGCTCCATCTTCATGGCACCGCTGGTGCAGCTGCTCTGCACCAAAGGGAAAATTAAAAGTGGCCCCATGAAGAATAAAACCGGCCTGGGGCAACCCGTCTCAACCTGCACGTTATGGGCGCCGGCCTGCACCGTCGATCTCTTTAAAGACACCTATCAACCTGCGGTCGAAGCCGGAAGTCTGGCACAATTCGCGCTATTTACACTAACGGATAAAGCCGAGCAGGACGATCACTGCGCGAACATCTATCATAAATCGCTCTTGTATCTCGTTTCGAACGCGTTTGAAGACGAAGCCCGCGTCCCCCTGCTCCGCGACGGTGTCCCAATTCTCGGCATGCAGAAATTTATTGATCGCGATCCAGACCTGCAAAAATTCTTCAAGCGAAAATCCGCAGATTGGGTCCGCGCGCCCAATACGGATGACGCCGACCCGAAATCGTTTTCCACGTCCCGCAGTCACGGCGGCTTTGATGACGACGAAGCAACCTTGGCCGCGACCTTCGCCCGTATCCTGCAGACCAAATTCCAGCAGATGGCGAAAACCGAAATGCCAATGCAGGCCTCACAAAGCGCCCTCCGCGCCACACGCATGGGCATAGAGTCTACCAAGTGGGAAGTCTGATAACACTCACTTTCTCAGCCGTTTGGATAAATTAATCAAGGAATCAAAATTGTTCTGGCAAAACGGTTTTGATCTGCTAAAACAAATGTATGGATAGAGCTAAATGATCCGAGTCTTTCTGAAAACCAAAATACAATTCCCGAGAAAAAGAGATCTTGTTTTACACTCAAATAAAACAAACTCTCTTTGATCCTCAGCAGGAAGTTCCAGCATGTATGGTCATAGCCTAAAACATATCTCATTCCAAAATCTGTTAGGTGTGCATCTCAGATTGATCTCAGTACCACTTATGTTGCTGGCTGTAGTTCTAATGCAGTCAACTTTGGCTGCCGAAGACAAAACGATCAATCCTGCAACAAAAGCAGAGATCAAGCGTTTGCAATCCCTCTGGAAATCCTGGGACAAATCAGTGACATCTCTGGAACTCAAGGGATTTCGATGTTATGAATCATTTAGCCAGGATCAGAACTGGTTCTCCTATACTGACTTTGAAAAACGGATATACGACCACATTATCCCCCTAATTGAAAGCGACAAAATCACACAGAAAAAACTGCAAGCAACGCTGGATGCCTCGCCTTCCCTTAAGGGATATTGGCGACCGTTTACCTTTACTATCTCAAAAGATGCAACTCGTTTGGACGATACCATTGGTGGAAAAACCTTTTCGGTGGTGCGTATTGACGATCAGGAATTCAGCTATTTTGAAACATCCAGACAGGCAAATGTGTATGGAACTTTTACAGGTCTTAAATCATTGCGTGTCTCAGAATATCTCTATCGGCCGTACCATACATTTCAAAACGATCAATGGGATCTCAGTTGTAGCGACGATAAGACATGTCAACTGAAACTCAACACTATGTTGATTGAGTATGACAAACAATCTGGAATGATCAAACACTTCCAGGTCCGTTCTCGAAAAAACAAGCTGATCCGGAAACGAATTCAGACAAACGAAATTGTCTCAAAAACAGGAGTTCCGATACCGCGTCTGATTGCCGTAGCCAATTCTTCTCGAGGCAGCTCGTCCATCAGTTCGATAAATCTGACTATTCTGAGTCAGATCAAAGTCAATCCTGAAATCAGTCCGGAACGGTTTCATCTCGCGGTCCCTGCCGGCGTGAATGTAGTCAAATTTAAAAGTGGCACTGCCAATC
The Gimesia aquarii DNA segment above includes these coding regions:
- a CDS encoding C1 family peptidase, translated to MARKKTKPVTLSERTLDARPDTLDFRDQMFVPTLTEVPTYRPLEDYQQRNVPVLDQGVEGACTGFGLATVVNYLLLSRRVVPDAIPVSSRMLYEMAKRYDEWPGEGYSGSSARGAMKGWHKHGVCTEELWPYKAGRADENLTPERADDSKHRPLGAYFRVNHRDLVAMHCAIQEAEVLYATAIVHEGWNRIGADGTIPHKTKTLGGHAFAIVAYDSEGFWIQNSWSANWGRGGFAKITYADWLENGTDVWVARLGVPIELQTAGAIARANAEVGTSSVGYTFHDIRPHIISIGNDGRLRDTGTYGTSEAAVKDIFEQDIPRVTSGWKKKRILLYAHGGLTDEKSAIQRVADYRQVLLDAEIYPLAFIWKTDYWTTLVNILKDALKQRRTEGLLDITKDFMLNRLDDALEPLARLLTGKAQWDEMKENALAASTSAQGGVRKMSRHLQKLIKDDSSIELHIAGHSAGSIFMAPLVQLLCTKGKIKSGPMKNKTGLGQPVSTCTLWAPACTVDLFKDTYQPAVEAGSLAQFALFTLTDKAEQDDHCANIYHKSLLYLVSNAFEDEARVPLLRDGVPILGMQKFIDRDPDLQKFFKRKSADWVRAPNTDDADPKSFSTSRSHGGFDDDEATLAATFARILQTKFQQMAKTEMPMQASQSALRATRMGIESTKWEV